One Marinifilum sp. JC120 genomic window carries:
- a CDS encoding recombination protein NinB, whose amino-acid sequence DVVPNLAGNGFVVIGQSTSRMRVGEFAELLELIQAFGTERGVKWSDEARLALEWKARWGDRAA is encoded by the coding sequence GATGTTGTTCCTAACCTTGCCGGGAATGGCTTTGTGGTAATAGGCCAGTCAACCAGCAGGATGCGTGTAGGCGAATTTGCGGAGCTATTAGAGCTTATACAGGCATTCGGTACAGAGCGTGGCGTTAAGTGGTCAGACGAAGCGAGACTGGCTCTGGAGTGGAAAGCGAGATGGGGAGACAGGGCTGCATGA